AATAAATATGAAACTATACATTAAGATTGTTGAAATTGATTAAAGAATATATGGTTATAAATAAAGAGCTTCTTCGAAATTTGAAGAAGCTCTTTTAAGCATAGTACATCTTAAATCATACCATAAGTTGTAATTAAAGTCTAGTAATTTTTTTGATACGAAGTACAATGGAATTACCGGTATAAAGGATCCTAACCTAAGGAGGGTATCAAATGATTACAAAGGCAGCATAATATGAAAAAAGGGAGCATATTGACCAACGGGTGTTAAAACGGAAGGATTATTGAGCTACGCAGGACATTCCCTTTTTGGAACAGGTCATCAAAAAATTGAAAGGCATGTGTGTTAAATGAAAAAAGATAGTTCAACGGAATGCTGGAATAACGTAGAGATTGAAGAGTATATAATGAAAGCACAAAATAATGATTTTCGCATGCATTATATTATGCCATATACTTTAAAAGCAATTGGAGATGTAAAGGCTAAGCATATTTTAGATTTAGGATGCGGAGAAGGAGGATATTCAAGAGCACTTGCTGATATGGGGGCAGTTGTTACAGCAGTTGATTGTTCAGAAGCTTTGTTAACTTATGTTGCTGATAGAGCTATGAAAGAAGGAACTAATATTAAGGCGTTGAGGCGGAATGCCAATGAGCTAACTAATATTCAGAATGATGTATTTGACATTGTTTTATGCTCTATGATGTTAATGGATGTGAAAGACCTCGACGGAACATTAAAAGAAATCCATAGGGTAATAAAGCATAATGGAAAGGTCTTTATATCCATTCTCCATCCGTGCTTTAAGCCCAAAGAAAGTAAATGGATATTAGAGGAAGATGGAATTAAGGTAGCTATCAAGGATTATTTTAATCCGACAGAATGGACAGATATGATTAATGGAGTAAATACACCTCTTATATATCGACACAGAACACTCTCCCATTATATTAAGGCATTCAATGAAAATGATTTTATATTGGCTGATATGAATGAACCTATTCCCACCATGGAGCAGTTGAGAAGTTCTTTACGAATTGAATGGCTTAGTAAAATACCTATGTATTTGTTTATAGAACTTAAAAAGAAAGGATAGGAGTGAAAAAAATGATAACTTTACGGAAAATTACACTGGATAATCGGAGGGAATTGTTTCAGCTAAAAGTTACAAAAGAGCAACAACGATTTGTGGCATCTAATTTATCAAGTGTCGCATCCTGTTATGTTTTAACAACGAATGGTAGT
The nucleotide sequence above comes from Anaerocolumna cellulosilytica. Encoded proteins:
- a CDS encoding class I SAM-dependent methyltransferase, with translation MKKDSSTECWNNVEIEEYIMKAQNNDFRMHYIMPYTLKAIGDVKAKHILDLGCGEGGYSRALADMGAVVTAVDCSEALLTYVADRAMKEGTNIKALRRNANELTNIQNDVFDIVLCSMMLMDVKDLDGTLKEIHRVIKHNGKVFISILHPCFKPKESKWILEEDGIKVAIKDYFNPTEWTDMINGVNTPLIYRHRTLSHYIKAFNENDFILADMNEPIPTMEQLRSSLRIEWLSKIPMYLFIELKKKG